In Gadus macrocephalus chromosome 4, ASM3116895v1, the following proteins share a genomic window:
- the lman2la gene encoding lectin, mannose-binding 2-like a, with translation MAATSNQNLFGRNLSWVLYTRFNMDFKSYWTFVFIIVALSQSFANDDDHHEMEEFLKREYSLSKPYQGVGSSGSSHWELMGDSMVTTEQVRLTSDMQSRQGAVWSRIPCHLKDWEMQVHFKIHGQGKKNLNGDGMAIWYTKERMQKGPVFGNKDNFTGLGVFVDTYPNEEKQLEAQKKRYSPRTQRIFPFVLAMVGNGSVGYDHERDGRPTELGGCNAMVRNLKHDTFLFIRYIRRRLTVMIDIDGQHEWRDCLDVPGVKLPKGYYFGASSITGDLSDNHDVLSLKLYQLTVLRSKKEEEEEAEEITIPSVDNLEQILRGEMEEGMSGVAIFFTVLFCMLGFFMLVVVGLVVYSHWNENRRKRFY, from the exons ATGGCTGCTACCAGCAACCAGAATTTATTCGGAAGGAACCTATCTTGGGTTTTGTATACACGATTTAATATGGATTTCAAATCGTACTGGACGTTTGTGTTCATTATCGTTGCTTTAAGCCAATCATTTGCCAACGACGACGATCATCATGAAATGGAAGAGTTCCTGAAGAGGGAATATTCGCTATCGAAGCCTTATCAAG GTGTTGGCTCCTCAGGCTCCTCCCACTGGGAGTTGATGGGTGATTCCATGGTAACCACAGAGCAGGTGCGCCTCACCTCAGACATGCAAAGCAGACAGGGGGCAGTGTGGAGCCGAATC CCATGCCATCTGAAAGACTGGGAAATGCAGGTGCATTTTAAAATCCATGGCCAAGGCAAGAAGAACCTGAATGGAGATGGGATGGCTATTTGGTACACCAAAGAACGGATGCAGAAAG GTCCTGTCTTTGGAAATAAAGATAACTTCACTGgcctgggtgtgtttgtggataCTTATCCAAACGAAGAGAAGCAGCTGGAG GCACAGAAGAAGAGATACAGTCCTCGCACACAG AGGATCTTTCCCTTCGTGCTGGCCATGGTCGGGAATGGCAGTGTGGGCTACGACCATGAGAGGGACGGTCGGCCCACTGAGCTGGGGGGCTGCAACGCCATGGTGCGGAACCTCAAACATGACACCTTCCTTTTCATCCGCTACATCCGCCGCAGACTCACG GTCATGATAGACATCGATGGGCAGCATGAGTGGAGGGACTGCCTGGACGTCCCGGGGGTCAAACTTCCTAAAGGCTACTACTTCGGAGCCTCATCTATCACCGGAGACCTCTCAG ACAATCACGACGTGTTGTCACTGAAACTCTACCAACTGACGGTGTTGCGGAgtaaaaaggaggaggaggaagaggcggaggagATCACCATACCCAGTGTGGACAACCTGGAGCAGATCCTGA ggggggagatggaggaagggaTGAGCGGGGTGGCCATCTTCTTCACGGTGCTGTTCTGTATGCTGGGCTTCTTCATGCTGGTCGTGGTGGGCCTGGTGGTCTACAGCCACTGGAACGAGAACCGGCGCAAGCGCTTCTACTGA